From the Amblyraja radiata isolate CabotCenter1 chromosome 26, sAmbRad1.1.pri, whole genome shotgun sequence genome, one window contains:
- the slc16a6 gene encoding monocarboxylate transporter 7 isoform X3: MLLCNWLLGVVPPLSTVLSNHFGYRPVVMLGGLLVSLGMMAASFARTIVDMYIAIGLVSGIGFCLSFLPSVTVLSLYFEKYRSLVMAVASTGECFAIFTFAPAFTLLKNHLGWKNCLLIIGALQLNIIVCGALLRPIVIRRTEEEPVDVVIETKYMLENEETRISVDSVDSGVESLSTSCDPLDNSKKCKTDDIRKENLKMLSSKKQKPQHQPKLLDFSILKNKSFIFYALFGLFGTLGFFAPQLYVIPLSIRLGINEWAAYMLSAMAIMEVFGRLSMGWVLNKLPIWKIYIELICVSLLSLVLLCFPLIKGFWSLVTCSMLYGFLFGTVACSHIPMLAEADVVGVEKISSAIGIYVFIQSFSGLAGPPIGGWLVDVTGQNYGSAFLFCGIGMSVGAFFLALVQPSKRWSCQKQPLETDKQMELKQNINIVQDVPEDLLQTDLKKSESLQDQFQSLA, encoded by the exons CGCCACTTTCCACAGTACTAAGTAATCACTTTGGTTATCGCCCAGTAGTAATGCTGGGTGGACTTCTTGTTAGTTTGGGAATGATGGCTGCATCGTTTGCACGGACAATTGTAGATATGTACATTGCCATTGGATTAGTATCAG GAATAGGTTTCTGTCTCAGCTTCCTACCCAGTGTCACggtcctctccctctattttgAAAAATATCGTTCTCTTGTTATGGCTGTGGCATCCACAGGGGAGTGTTTCGCTATTTTCACTTTTGCACCTG CTTTCACATTACTGAAGAACCATCTTGGGTGGAAAAACTGTCTCCTCATCATTGGTGCATTGCAGCTAAACATCATTGTTTGTGGAGCACTACTTCGGCCAATTGTTATCCGAAGAACAGAAGAAGAACCAGTAGATGTGGTTATAGAAACAAAGTACATGCTGGAGAATGAAGAAACTCGTATCTCCGTAGACTCTGTAGATTCAGGAGTGGAATCTTTATCTACCTCATGTGATCCTTTAGATAATAGCAAGAAATGTAAAACAGATGATATTCGTAAAGAAAATCTTAAGATGCTTTCAAGCAAGAAACAAAAACCACAGCATCAACCAAAGTTGCTTGACTTTTCAATTCTAAAAAACAAAAGCTTTATCTTTTATGCACTTTTTGGACTATTTGGCACTTTGGGATTCTTTGCACCTCAACTCTACGTCATTCCCCTTAGCATTAGACTGGGTATCAATGAATGGGCAGCATACATGCTATCAGCAATGGCAATTATGGAGGTGTTTGGCAGACTGTCAATGGGCTGGGTCCTAAACAAACTACCCATATGGAAGATTTACATAGAACTGATTTGTGTGAGCCTACTGAGTCTAGTGCTGTTATGCTTTCCATTGATAAAAGGGTTCTGGAGCCTTGTGACATGCAGCATGTTATATGGATTTTTATTTGGTACTGTGGCTTGTTCCCACATTCCCATGTTGGCAGAGGCCGATGTGGTTGGAGTTGAGAAGATATCATCTGCTATTGGAATTTACGTCTTTATACAGAGCTTTTCAGGACTTGCTGGCCCACCAATTGGAG GTTGGCTTGTGGATGTAACAGGTCAGAATTATGGATCTGCTTTCTTATTCTGTGGTATTGGTATGAGTGTGGGTGCATTCTTTCTTGCATTAGTTCAGCCATCTAAAAGATGGTCATGTCAGAAGCAACCTCTGGAAACTGATAAGCAAAtggaattaaaacaaaatatcaACATTGTCCAGGATGTGCCTGAAGACCTCTTACAAACAGACCTGAAGAAATCAGAAAGTTTACAGGATCAATTTCAAAGCCTCGCATGA
- the slc16a6 gene encoding monocarboxylate transporter 7 isoform X4, with product MLGGLLVSLGMMAASFARTIVDMYIAIGLVSGIGFCLSFLPSVTVLSLYFEKYRSLVMAVASTGECFAIFTFAPAFTLLKNHLGWKNCLLIIGALQLNIIVCGALLRPIVIRRTEEEPVDVVIETKYMLENEETRISVDSVDSGVESLSTSCDPLDNSKKCKTDDIRKENLKMLSSKKQKPQHQPKLLDFSILKNKSFIFYALFGLFGTLGFFAPQLYVIPLSIRLGINEWAAYMLSAMAIMEVFGRLSMGWVLNKLPIWKIYIELICVSLLSLVLLCFPLIKGFWSLVTCSMLYGFLFGTVACSHIPMLAEADVVGVEKISSAIGIYVFIQSFSGLAGPPIGGWLVDVTGQNYGSAFLFCGIGMSVGAFFLALVQPSKRWSCQKQPLETDKQMELKQNINIVQDVPEDLLQTDLKKSESLQDQFQSLA from the exons ATGCTGGGTGGACTTCTTGTTAGTTTGGGAATGATGGCTGCATCGTTTGCACGGACAATTGTAGATATGTACATTGCCATTGGATTAGTATCAG GAATAGGTTTCTGTCTCAGCTTCCTACCCAGTGTCACggtcctctccctctattttgAAAAATATCGTTCTCTTGTTATGGCTGTGGCATCCACAGGGGAGTGTTTCGCTATTTTCACTTTTGCACCTG CTTTCACATTACTGAAGAACCATCTTGGGTGGAAAAACTGTCTCCTCATCATTGGTGCATTGCAGCTAAACATCATTGTTTGTGGAGCACTACTTCGGCCAATTGTTATCCGAAGAACAGAAGAAGAACCAGTAGATGTGGTTATAGAAACAAAGTACATGCTGGAGAATGAAGAAACTCGTATCTCCGTAGACTCTGTAGATTCAGGAGTGGAATCTTTATCTACCTCATGTGATCCTTTAGATAATAGCAAGAAATGTAAAACAGATGATATTCGTAAAGAAAATCTTAAGATGCTTTCAAGCAAGAAACAAAAACCACAGCATCAACCAAAGTTGCTTGACTTTTCAATTCTAAAAAACAAAAGCTTTATCTTTTATGCACTTTTTGGACTATTTGGCACTTTGGGATTCTTTGCACCTCAACTCTACGTCATTCCCCTTAGCATTAGACTGGGTATCAATGAATGGGCAGCATACATGCTATCAGCAATGGCAATTATGGAGGTGTTTGGCAGACTGTCAATGGGCTGGGTCCTAAACAAACTACCCATATGGAAGATTTACATAGAACTGATTTGTGTGAGCCTACTGAGTCTAGTGCTGTTATGCTTTCCATTGATAAAAGGGTTCTGGAGCCTTGTGACATGCAGCATGTTATATGGATTTTTATTTGGTACTGTGGCTTGTTCCCACATTCCCATGTTGGCAGAGGCCGATGTGGTTGGAGTTGAGAAGATATCATCTGCTATTGGAATTTACGTCTTTATACAGAGCTTTTCAGGACTTGCTGGCCCACCAATTGGAG GTTGGCTTGTGGATGTAACAGGTCAGAATTATGGATCTGCTTTCTTATTCTGTGGTATTGGTATGAGTGTGGGTGCATTCTTTCTTGCATTAGTTCAGCCATCTAAAAGATGGTCATGTCAGAAGCAACCTCTGGAAACTGATAAGCAAAtggaattaaaacaaaatatcaACATTGTCCAGGATGTGCCTGAAGACCTCTTACAAACAGACCTGAAGAAATCAGAAAGTTTACAGGATCAATTTCAAAGCCTCGCATGA